The proteins below are encoded in one region of Knoellia sp. S7-12:
- a CDS encoding WhiB family transcriptional regulator has translation MTDIARLPKPTLDVWEWQFDGHCRQVSPEVFFHPEGERGNQRRSRDDRAKAVCDTCPVLKLCREHALLSREPYGVWGGMTEEERIRILNQRELAS, from the coding sequence ATGACTGACATCGCACGACTGCCGAAGCCGACACTTGATGTCTGGGAATGGCAGTTCGACGGGCACTGCCGTCAGGTGAGCCCCGAGGTCTTCTTCCACCCGGAGGGCGAGCGCGGCAATCAGCGACGCAGCCGCGACGATCGTGCCAAGGCGGTTTGCGACACGTGCCCGGTGCTCAAGCTGTGCCGGGAGCACGCGCTCTTGTCGAGGGAGCCCTATGGCGTGTGGGGCGGCATGACCGAAGAGGAGCGCATTCGCATCCTCAACCAGCGTGAACTCGCGAGCTGA
- the guaB gene encoding IMP dehydrogenase, which produces MSLGVDRHSTHLEAEPAAPAPAPYATEAQAPALSAAEAAQPALPAPFAALGLTYDDVLLQPGETDVIPSEVDTTSRVTRDISLRVPLVSAAMDTVTEARMAIAMARQGGLGILHRNLSIEDQAYQVDLVKRTQTGRISNPVTIGPDATLEELDEQCGRYRVSGLPVLDEGRHLLGIVTNRDLRFTPVAEWATTLVRDVMTHMPLITGPEDISHEEATSLLRQHKRERLPLVDGEGRLTGLITVKDFVKSEQFPHASKDASGRLLVGAAVGYFGDAWERATTLVDAGVDILVPDVANGHARLMLDMIKRLKSDPATKHVQILAGNVATRAGAQALVDAGADGVKVGVGPGSICTTRVVAGVGVPQVTAIYEASLACRAAGVPVVGDGGLQYSGDIAKALVAGADSVMIGSLFGGCEESPGELVFVNGKQFKAYRGMGSIGAMASRGKKSYSKDRYFQADVTSDDELVPEGIEGRVPYRGPLGAVVHQLMGGLHQSMFYVGARTVPELKAKGQFVRITTAGLKESHPHDIHGIAEAPNYSSSR; this is translated from the coding sequence ATGAGCCTTGGTGTTGACCGTCACTCCACCCACCTCGAGGCCGAGCCCGCTGCTCCGGCGCCGGCACCGTACGCCACTGAGGCGCAGGCCCCCGCCCTCTCGGCCGCTGAAGCCGCGCAGCCCGCCCTCCCTGCACCGTTCGCCGCGCTCGGACTCACCTATGACGACGTCCTGCTGCAGCCGGGCGAGACCGACGTCATTCCCAGCGAGGTCGACACGACGTCGCGGGTCACCCGCGACATCAGCCTGCGGGTGCCGCTCGTCTCCGCCGCCATGGACACGGTCACCGAGGCACGCATGGCCATCGCGATGGCCCGCCAAGGTGGCCTCGGGATCCTCCACCGCAACCTGTCGATCGAGGATCAGGCTTACCAGGTCGACCTCGTCAAGCGCACCCAGACCGGTCGCATCTCCAACCCCGTGACGATCGGCCCCGACGCCACGCTCGAGGAGCTCGACGAGCAGTGCGGCCGCTATCGCGTGTCCGGCCTGCCGGTCCTCGATGAGGGGCGCCACCTGCTCGGCATCGTCACCAACCGTGACCTCCGCTTCACGCCCGTCGCCGAGTGGGCCACGACCCTGGTGCGCGACGTGATGACGCACATGCCCCTCATCACCGGACCCGAGGACATCAGCCACGAAGAAGCGACGAGCCTGCTGCGCCAGCACAAGCGTGAGCGGCTGCCGCTCGTCGACGGAGAGGGTCGACTCACCGGCCTCATCACCGTCAAGGACTTCGTCAAGTCCGAGCAGTTCCCCCACGCGAGCAAGGATGCATCGGGGCGACTGCTCGTCGGTGCGGCTGTCGGCTACTTCGGAGACGCATGGGAGCGAGCCACGACCCTGGTCGACGCGGGCGTCGACATCCTCGTGCCCGACGTCGCCAACGGTCACGCCCGACTCATGCTCGACATGATCAAGCGGCTCAAGAGCGACCCGGCGACCAAGCACGTGCAGATCCTCGCCGGCAACGTCGCCACCCGCGCCGGGGCCCAGGCCCTCGTCGATGCCGGTGCCGACGGTGTCAAGGTCGGTGTCGGGCCGGGCTCGATCTGCACCACGCGGGTGGTCGCCGGTGTCGGTGTCCCGCAGGTCACCGCGATCTATGAGGCATCGCTCGCCTGTCGTGCGGCCGGTGTCCCCGTCGTCGGTGACGGCGGCCTCCAATACTCCGGTGACATCGCGAAGGCCCTTGTCGCTGGGGCGGACTCGGTGATGATCGGTTCGCTCTTCGGTGGCTGTGAAGAGTCGCCCGGTGAACTCGTCTTCGTCAACGGCAAGCAGTTCAAGGCCTATCGCGGCATGGGCTCGATCGGGGCCATGGCCTCGCGCGGCAAGAAGTCCTACTCCAAGGACCGCTACTTCCAGGCCGACGTCACCAGTGACGATGAGCTGGTCCCCGAGGGCATCGAGGGTCGCGTGCCCTACCGAGGCCCGCTCGGCGCCGTCGTCCACCAGCTCATGGGCGGTCTGCACCAGTCGATGTTCTATGTCGGTGCACGCACCGTGCCCGAGCTCAAGGCCAAGGGCCAGTTCGTCCGCATCACCACGGCGGGACTCAAGGAGAGTCACCCGCACGACATCCACGGCATTGCCGAGGCGCCGAACTACTCCTCGTCACGCTGA